One part of the Bacillus sp. FJAT-27916 genome encodes these proteins:
- the comGF gene encoding competence type IV pilus minor pilin ComGF — MTCTRFISKGMSIVWIMLLQARRKNHYVKGYQGDKGFTLLEVLFAVGLFSLLALFMTTALLSLNKWDEAEENSVERMEWTIFIRQLDREIQQASAWNVPNPRILSLQIGAEKMTYEPYLTIIRRRVGGEGHEVILQNVKDYSFQIKGDELLVRVQKQNGGTFEKKIYKRYIYEPSL, encoded by the coding sequence GTGACTTGTACACGTTTCATCTCAAAGGGGATGTCTATTGTGTGGATTATGCTGCTTCAGGCAAGAAGGAAAAATCACTATGTGAAAGGATACCAGGGAGATAAGGGCTTTACCTTGCTTGAGGTTCTATTTGCTGTAGGACTTTTCTCTTTGCTAGCCTTATTTATGACCACGGCTCTTTTGTCGCTGAATAAATGGGACGAGGCAGAGGAAAATTCGGTAGAAAGGATGGAATGGACTATTTTTATCAGGCAGCTCGACAGGGAAATTCAACAGGCAAGCGCATGGAATGTACCAAACCCTAGAATTCTTTCTCTGCAAATAGGAGCAGAAAAAATGACATATGAGCCCTATTTGACCATTATCCGCCGGAGAGTTGGAGGAGAGGGACATGAGGTAATTCTGCAAAATGTGAAAGATTATTCATTTCAAATCAAAGGCGATGAACTGCTTGTCAGAGTTCAAAAGCAGAATGGCGGGACATTTGAGAAAAAAATCTATAAACGCTATATCTATGAGCCGTCTTTATGA
- the comGG gene encoding competence type IV pilus minor pilin ComGG translates to MFLPVSLLFFTVIFVICLLAAGSFKNEVNYHALQMNGLRYSFLLTVSTKEAIRIADSGLSKETNGEWLYYNGKIKYQIIPQGERVYQIILTITTDQTVRESSIMYSASKKKVLSGTENL, encoded by the coding sequence ATGTTCTTGCCAGTCTCCCTCTTATTCTTCACCGTGATATTTGTTATCTGTCTGCTTGCGGCGGGTTCATTTAAGAATGAGGTGAATTACCATGCCCTTCAAATGAATGGACTTCGTTATTCCTTTTTGCTTACCGTTAGTACAAAAGAAGCCATTAGAATCGCTGATTCCGGGCTTTCAAAGGAGACAAATGGCGAATGGCTCTATTATAATGGGAAAATAAAGTATCAGATTATTCCGCAGGGAGAGCGCGTATACCAAATCATTTTAACGATTACGACAGATCAGACAGTGCGCGAAAGCTCGATTATGTACTCAGCGTCAAAGAAAAAGGTTCTGAGCGGAACGGAGAACTTATAA
- a CDS encoding LysE family transporter, with translation MSGQILFSYFILGITLAAPIGPVNSARIDKGIKNGFWHAWSVGVGSMLADGLFILFVYLGFVHFIEIPVVQIFLWLFGGFVLIYSGVEGMVKAGALSLSGYRQKESLAKSFGIGFLMSITSPLSILFWIGIYGSVLAKTATTTGTTDLLIYSSMIFLGLTCWDVFVAMLATSFRRFLNERSLKTISIVSGLSLLGFGGYFGYQGLMALLAPFLK, from the coding sequence TTGAGCGGACAGATTCTATTCAGTTATTTTATTTTGGGAATCACCTTAGCCGCACCGATAGGGCCCGTTAATTCTGCCAGGATTGATAAGGGGATTAAAAATGGCTTTTGGCATGCTTGGTCAGTTGGTGTCGGCTCCATGCTGGCTGATGGACTTTTTATACTGTTTGTCTACCTTGGATTTGTGCACTTCATCGAGATACCAGTTGTACAGATATTCCTGTGGCTGTTCGGGGGATTTGTGTTGATATACTCCGGTGTGGAAGGAATGGTTAAGGCGGGGGCGCTCAGCTTGAGCGGATATCGTCAGAAGGAATCATTGGCAAAATCCTTTGGGATAGGCTTCCTAATGTCCATTACAAGTCCTCTTTCCATCTTATTCTGGATTGGCATCTATGGGTCCGTGTTGGCGAAAACGGCCACAACGACAGGGACAACGGACCTGCTTATTTATTCCTCGATGATCTTCCTTGGATTAACCTGCTGGGATGTATTTGTGGCTATGCTTGCGACTAGTTTTAGGCGCTTTCTTAATGAAAGGAGCTTGAAGACAATCTCCATTGTCTCGGGGCTCTCACTCCTGGGCTTTGGCGGTTATTTTGGCTATCAAGGGTTGATGGCTTTATTGGCTCCATTTCTTAAATGA
- the comGC gene encoding competence type IV pilus major pilin ComGC — MNKGKKMLNERGFTLIEMMIVMLVISVLLIITVPSIVKNQEAVNKKGCEAYIKMVEGQIQSYKLKENKTPSKAELISGGYIKDGGSCPGGNDIVINADGSVEEAKS, encoded by the coding sequence ATGAATAAGGGTAAAAAAATGTTAAATGAAAGAGGCTTCACCTTGATTGAAATGATGATTGTGATGCTTGTGATCTCCGTGCTCTTGATTATCACGGTTCCGAGCATTGTCAAGAATCAGGAGGCCGTCAATAAGAAGGGCTGTGAAGCTTATATTAAGATGGTAGAAGGACAGATTCAGTCTTATAAATTAAAAGAAAATAAGACTCCGTCAAAAGCAGAATTAATCAGTGGAGGATATATAAAGGATGGAGGTTCGTGTCCAGGAGGAAATGATATTGTGATTAATGCTGATGGCAGTGTAGAAGAAGCCAAAAGTTAA
- the comGD gene encoding competence type IV pilus minor pilin ComGD, producing the protein MIRSERGFTLIEALFVLSCLSLMLAVGSVVGSKMLEVYERHAYIRQVKKDLYYAQMFAMEKRINVSFRIQTNDNKYSAVANGYGTLFTSYQPRTMKFIGDDPITIRYTFLGHIQNPTTIYFTNEENIPVYKLIFQLGRGRFYFTEI; encoded by the coding sequence ATGATTCGTTCTGAACGTGGATTTACGCTAATAGAAGCCCTTTTTGTGCTGAGCTGTCTGTCTCTTATGCTGGCGGTTGGGAGTGTCGTCGGCTCGAAAATGCTTGAAGTATACGAACGACATGCCTATATCCGCCAAGTGAAGAAAGATTTGTATTATGCCCAAATGTTTGCGATGGAAAAGCGCATAAATGTATCCTTCCGAATTCAAACAAATGACAATAAATACAGTGCTGTGGCCAATGGGTATGGAACGCTGTTTACTTCCTACCAGCCCCGAACCATGAAATTTATAGGAGATGACCCTATCACAATTAGGTACACTTTCCTCGGTCATATTCAAAACCCGACGACAATCTATTTCACCAATGAAGAGAACATCCCCGTCTATAAGCTAATCTTCCAGCTCGGAAGGGGGAGATTTTATTTCACAGAAATATAG
- a CDS encoding YqzE family protein, translating into MKTNDYVKYLTVEWLSYMDQPKEIRKEQKKSHKGTRPPLLSHWFGIIPLSIGMLFKRN; encoded by the coding sequence ATGAAAACGAATGATTATGTAAAATATTTAACCGTCGAATGGCTGAGCTACATGGATCAGCCAAAGGAAATTCGCAAGGAGCAGAAGAAGAGCCATAAGGGAACAAGGCCTCCATTATTAAGCCATTGGTTTGGCATAATCCCTTTATCAATCGGCATGCTCTTTAAGCGGAATTAG
- the gcvPA gene encoding aminomethyl-transferring glycine dehydrogenase subunit GcvPA — protein MNHRYLPMTTEDEKEMLQTIGVDSIDDLFSDIPSNVRFKGEYAIKPAKSESALLKELAEMAAKNADLKSYSSFLGAGVYDHYMPVIVDHVISRSEFYTAYTPYQPEISQGELQAIFEFQTMICELTGMDVANSSMYDGGTALAEAAMLAAGSTRRKKLLVSEAVHPESRAVLATYAKGQYIDLQVVPCKDGVTDLEKLAEQIDGDTAGFIVQYPNFFGRIENLAEVEKLVHAQKAMMIVSSNPLSLGVLTPPGKFGADIVIGDAQPFGIPAAFGGPHCGYFAVTTKLMRKVPGRLVGQTVDEEGKRGFVLTLQAREQHIRRDKATSNICSNQALNALAASVAMTALGKQGVKEMAVQNIQKAHYAKEALKSNGLEIAFEGPSFNEFVVKVNGSVQEVNRLLLKKGIIGGYDLGRDYPELEGCMLVAVTELRTREEIDTFAKELGDFHA, from the coding sequence ATGAACCACCGTTATTTACCGATGACTACCGAAGATGAGAAAGAAATGCTGCAAACAATTGGTGTTGATTCAATTGACGACCTATTCTCTGATATTCCATCCAATGTCCGTTTCAAAGGGGAGTATGCCATCAAGCCGGCCAAATCAGAGTCAGCCCTATTGAAGGAATTAGCTGAAATGGCGGCAAAAAATGCCGACCTTAAAAGCTATAGCTCCTTCCTTGGTGCAGGAGTGTATGACCATTACATGCCGGTTATTGTTGATCATGTCATTTCCCGTTCTGAGTTTTATACAGCCTACACACCTTATCAGCCGGAGATTTCGCAAGGAGAGCTGCAGGCTATCTTTGAATTCCAGACAATGATTTGCGAATTGACGGGTATGGATGTAGCCAATTCCTCCATGTATGACGGGGGTACGGCGCTTGCTGAGGCAGCCATGCTTGCCGCTGGGTCTACTCGCAGGAAGAAGCTGCTAGTCTCAGAGGCAGTTCATCCTGAATCTCGTGCTGTTCTTGCAACCTATGCAAAGGGACAATATATTGACCTTCAAGTTGTGCCGTGCAAGGATGGCGTGACAGACTTGGAGAAATTAGCTGAACAAATAGACGGAGATACAGCTGGATTTATTGTTCAGTATCCGAATTTCTTCGGTCGCATTGAAAATCTTGCGGAGGTTGAGAAGCTGGTTCATGCTCAAAAGGCGATGATGATTGTCTCAAGCAACCCGTTATCCCTTGGTGTATTAACGCCTCCAGGGAAATTCGGCGCTGATATCGTGATTGGCGATGCCCAGCCATTCGGCATCCCTGCAGCCTTTGGCGGTCCGCATTGCGGATACTTTGCCGTTACCACTAAATTAATGCGGAAGGTGCCGGGCCGTCTTGTCGGTCAAACGGTGGATGAAGAAGGCAAGCGAGGCTTCGTTTTAACCCTTCAAGCACGGGAACAGCATATCAGAAGGGATAAGGCTACCTCTAATATTTGCTCCAACCAAGCCTTAAATGCGCTTGCTGCATCTGTTGCGATGACCGCACTCGGGAAACAAGGCGTGAAGGAGATGGCTGTCCAAAATATCCAGAAGGCTCATTATGCAAAAGAGGCTCTTAAATCAAATGGACTTGAAATAGCCTTTGAGGGACCATCCTTTAATGAGTTTGTCGTGAAGGTAAATGGATCTGTTCAAGAAGTGAATCGTCTGCTCCTTAAGAAAGGAATTATTGGCGGTTATGATCTAGGACGTGATTATCCAGAGCTTGAAGGATGTATGCTTGTTGCCGTAACAGAGCTGCGTACACGGGAAGAAATTGATACATTTGCAAAAGAATTGGGGGATTTCCATGCATAA
- the gcvPB gene encoding aminomethyl-transferring glycine dehydrogenase subunit GcvPB — MHKQDQPLIFELTKPGRIGYSLPELDVPEASLSELLPNEFIREEEPNLPEVSELDIMRHYTALSRRNHGVDSGFYPLGSCTMKYNPKINESVARFPGFAHVHPLQEAEAAQGALELMYDLQQHLKEITGMDEVTLQPAAGAHGEWTGLMMIRAFHEANGDFDRVKVIVPDSAHGTNPASATVAGLQTITVKSGEDGLVDLEDLKRVVGSDTAALMLTNPNTLGLFEEQITEMAEIIHGVGGKLYYDGANLNAVLSKARPGDMGFDVVHLNLHKTFTGPHGGGGPGSGPVGVKKDLIPFLPKPMVVKEEEGYVLDYDRPQSIGRVKPYYGNFGINVRAYTYIRSMGPDGLKAVTEYAVLNANYMMRRLAEYYDLPYDKHCKHEFVLSARRQKKLGVRALDIAKRLLDFGYHPPTIYFPLNVEECMMIEPTETESKETLDGFIDAMIQIAKEAEENPEIVQEAPHTTVISRLDEALAARKPVLRYQA, encoded by the coding sequence ATGCATAAACAGGATCAGCCTTTAATATTTGAACTTACAAAACCAGGCCGAATTGGCTATTCCCTGCCGGAATTGGATGTCCCAGAGGCAAGCCTCTCAGAATTGCTGCCGAATGAATTCATTCGAGAGGAAGAGCCGAATTTGCCGGAGGTGTCTGAACTTGATATCATGCGTCATTATACGGCTCTTTCCCGCAGAAACCATGGGGTGGATTCCGGATTTTATCCACTCGGCTCCTGCACGATGAAATATAATCCGAAGATTAATGAAAGCGTCGCACGATTCCCGGGATTCGCTCATGTGCATCCCCTGCAGGAGGCTGAAGCCGCACAAGGGGCACTGGAATTAATGTATGACCTCCAGCAGCACTTAAAGGAAATCACGGGTATGGATGAGGTAACTCTTCAGCCTGCGGCAGGCGCTCATGGGGAATGGACAGGGTTAATGATGATTCGTGCATTCCATGAAGCAAATGGTGATTTCGACCGTGTGAAGGTCATTGTCCCAGATTCCGCACATGGAACAAACCCAGCTTCTGCAACGGTGGCCGGTCTGCAGACCATTACCGTGAAATCTGGTGAGGATGGCTTGGTTGACCTTGAGGACTTAAAGAGGGTTGTAGGGTCGGATACTGCGGCATTGATGCTGACAAATCCAAATACACTTGGCTTGTTTGAGGAGCAAATTACGGAAATGGCGGAAATCATCCATGGTGTCGGCGGAAAGCTGTATTATGATGGGGCGAACCTGAATGCCGTCTTGTCAAAGGCACGGCCGGGGGATATGGGCTTTGATGTAGTCCACCTTAACTTGCATAAGACCTTTACTGGACCTCATGGAGGGGGCGGACCTGGCTCTGGACCTGTCGGCGTAAAGAAGGATTTGATTCCATTCCTTCCAAAGCCAATGGTCGTGAAGGAAGAAGAGGGCTATGTGCTCGATTATGACCGTCCGCAATCAATTGGTCGTGTGAAGCCATACTACGGAAACTTTGGGATCAATGTACGTGCTTACACATATATCCGGTCAATGGGGCCGGATGGCTTGAAGGCTGTAACGGAATATGCGGTTTTAAATGCCAACTATATGATGAGAAGACTCGCAGAATACTATGATCTTCCTTATGATAAGCATTGTAAGCATGAGTTCGTGCTTAGCGCGAGAAGACAGAAGAAGCTTGGGGTCCGTGCACTTGATATTGCCAAACGGCTCCTTGATTTCGGCTATCACCCGCCAACGATCTACTTCCCGCTCAATGTTGAGGAATGTATGATGATCGAGCCGACAGAAACGGAATCAAAAGAGACCCTCGACGGTTTTATTGATGCCATGATTCAAATTGCGAAGGAAGCAGAGGAGAACCCTGAAATCGTACAGGAGGCACCGCATACGACAGTCATCAGCCGCCTTGATGAAGCACTTGCTGCCCGTAAACCTGTATTGAGATATCAGGCTTAA
- the gcvT gene encoding glycine cleavage system aminomethyltransferase GcvT, whose amino-acid sequence MEKLKQTPLISVYGEYGGKTIDFGGWELPVQFSGIKHEHEAVRTKAGLFDVSHMGEFTVKGAGSLPFLQKMVTNDVSKLIAGKAQYTALCYEDGGTVDDLIIYKKAEDDYLLVVNASNIDKDFEWLTSHLTEGAELENISEQIALLALQGPLAEEVLQPLAPEADLTSLGFFSFYEDVKVAGMNVLISRTGYTGEDGFELYCRSEDAAGLWKELLKAGERIGLIPCGLGARDTLRFEAKLPLYGQELSKDITPIEAGIGFTVKVDKGDFIGRETLKAQKENGAPRKLVGIEMIDRGIPRHGYPVIAGGVQIGEVTTGTQSPTLKKNVGLALIKSEYATLDGEVKVEIRGKQLKAKVVKTPFYKRPQAGGVQK is encoded by the coding sequence ATGGAGAAGTTAAAGCAAACTCCGCTGATCTCAGTATATGGGGAATACGGCGGAAAGACGATTGACTTTGGCGGTTGGGAGCTGCCTGTGCAATTTTCGGGAATCAAGCATGAGCATGAGGCAGTTAGAACGAAGGCGGGCCTTTTTGATGTCTCCCATATGGGTGAATTTACAGTCAAGGGAGCAGGTTCACTGCCGTTTCTTCAAAAAATGGTGACCAATGATGTGAGTAAATTGATAGCAGGTAAAGCACAGTACACAGCTCTCTGCTATGAGGATGGCGGAACGGTCGATGATTTAATTATTTATAAGAAGGCTGAGGATGACTATCTCCTTGTAGTGAATGCCTCAAATATTGACAAAGATTTTGAATGGCTGACGTCCCATTTGACTGAAGGAGCAGAGCTTGAAAATATTTCTGAACAAATCGCCCTGCTCGCTTTGCAGGGACCGCTTGCAGAAGAGGTTCTGCAGCCCCTTGCTCCAGAGGCAGATTTAACAAGCTTAGGCTTCTTCAGCTTTTATGAGGATGTGAAGGTCGCTGGAATGAACGTGCTGATCTCTAGGACCGGTTATACAGGGGAGGATGGCTTTGAATTGTACTGCCGAAGCGAGGATGCGGCAGGACTTTGGAAGGAACTGCTGAAAGCAGGCGAGCGTATCGGTCTTATACCATGCGGTCTGGGAGCACGCGATACTCTTCGTTTTGAGGCTAAACTGCCGCTTTACGGACAGGAGCTTTCGAAGGATATTACCCCGATAGAAGCAGGAATAGGCTTTACGGTCAAAGTTGATAAGGGAGACTTTATTGGTCGAGAAACATTAAAAGCACAAAAAGAAAACGGGGCTCCGCGCAAGCTGGTCGGCATCGAGATGATTGACCGGGGAATCCCGCGTCATGGCTATCCGGTAATTGCCGGAGGTGTTCAGATTGGAGAGGTCACGACAGGCACCCAATCCCCTACCTTGAAGAAGAATGTTGGTTTGGCGCTCATTAAAAGTGAATATGCCACACTTGATGGAGAAGTAAAGGTTGAGATTCGCGGCAAGCAATTAAAGGCTAAAGTGGTCAAAACCCCATTTTATAAACGTCCGCAAGCAGGAGGAGTGCAGAAATGA
- the comGB gene encoding competence type IV pilus assembly protein ComGB — protein MKLERSRKWKGREQARFLAELGDLLENGFSLYEGIEFSMLHSKKNNQEDLKDSMNLLKEGRSFRDFLEWLSFEQELVGLVSYGEQNGQLPSTLKEAGRIWQKKCEDRAKLKNLLIYPVFLFIFTFGLLQLFTTYLFPRFSQMYEDYNLGTNPFMEAAGFLSSLVRYSPVLIALACILLTILHQYYLKKLPKLKQETLFMKTPFIRQYRRLSITYYFSIQLGSLLQGGLSVLDALEFMMKEDPKQLVREIAAQMMDQLKAGDALEFICREIPVFKEDFVRIVSHGQKNGLLGEELLYYSRLVLKEMEGMTEKSLKTIQPLMFGLVALLVILLYLAILMPMISLMNSI, from the coding sequence ATGAAACTTGAGCGAAGCCGCAAATGGAAGGGGCGGGAACAGGCAAGATTCTTGGCGGAACTGGGAGATTTGCTTGAAAATGGTTTTAGTCTTTATGAGGGCATTGAATTTTCTATGCTTCATAGTAAAAAGAACAATCAGGAGGATTTAAAGGATTCCATGAACCTGCTTAAGGAGGGGCGGTCCTTTCGCGATTTCCTCGAATGGCTTTCCTTTGAACAGGAGCTGGTTGGACTTGTGTCTTATGGTGAGCAGAATGGACAGCTGCCCTCAACTTTAAAAGAGGCAGGCCGTATTTGGCAGAAGAAATGCGAGGACCGGGCTAAGCTCAAAAATTTATTGATTTATCCAGTGTTTCTCTTTATATTTACCTTTGGCTTGCTTCAACTATTTACAACCTATCTCTTTCCCCGCTTTTCACAAATGTATGAGGATTATAATCTAGGTACGAATCCTTTTATGGAGGCAGCTGGATTCTTATCCAGCCTCGTCCGTTATTCTCCTGTCTTGATCGCTTTGGCTTGTATTCTCCTAACCATTCTTCATCAGTATTATTTAAAGAAGCTTCCTAAATTGAAACAGGAAACTCTCTTTATGAAAACCCCCTTTATTCGACAATACCGACGATTATCGATTACCTATTATTTCTCTATCCAGCTGGGCTCCCTTTTGCAAGGAGGACTGTCTGTATTGGATGCACTCGAATTCATGATGAAGGAGGATCCAAAGCAGCTTGTCAGGGAGATAGCAGCGCAAATGATGGACCAATTAAAGGCAGGAGACGCACTTGAGTTTATTTGCCGGGAGATACCGGTGTTTAAGGAAGACTTTGTGCGAATCGTCAGTCATGGACAGAAAAACGGTCTTCTCGGGGAAGAACTGCTGTATTACAGTCGTTTAGTGTTGAAGGAAATGGAAGGGATGACGGAAAAATCATTAAAAACGATTCAGCCGCTGATGTTTGGGCTAGTGGCTTTGTTGGTCATACTGCTGTACTTGGCAATCTTAATGCCGATGATTTCGCTAATGAATTCCATATAG
- a CDS encoding YqhG family protein, with translation MQQVEIHKFLTEFFQANHCEITEQGPGHLIVQLTIEMDKELMNRPFYWHYLEKTGGIPNPMSLTLITDQELAPEGLKGDFIHFGSPRLHQIFTLSRKLSRHIRLFEKIQVSNGQAPLFPWLCLNVNISYECDRKKDQLHSIGLNLINGTILEDFYDTVQRVDLTPKIPDYTFTLSPIIRYQSGIGRLKSHMQMKVTQDNHSWAADAMERWNKDLALLNHFYEDKLEEERESYEAEKEALKLQYEPRIHVRIINGGLFYLTKDAI, from the coding sequence GTGCAGCAAGTGGAAATCCATAAATTCCTGACAGAATTCTTTCAAGCAAACCATTGTGAAATCACCGAACAGGGACCAGGGCATCTCATCGTCCAATTGACAATCGAGATGGATAAAGAGCTCATGAATAGGCCATTTTACTGGCATTATCTTGAGAAGACCGGGGGAATTCCAAATCCGATGAGCTTAACGCTCATTACTGACCAGGAGCTGGCGCCGGAAGGGCTGAAGGGGGACTTCATTCACTTCGGCTCTCCTAGACTGCATCAAATCTTCACGCTATCGAGGAAGCTTTCACGTCATATCCGGCTTTTTGAGAAAATCCAGGTTTCAAACGGACAAGCCCCCTTATTTCCCTGGCTTTGCCTAAATGTTAACATCTCCTATGAATGTGACCGTAAAAAAGATCAGCTTCATTCCATTGGGCTGAACTTAATCAACGGAACAATCCTAGAGGATTTTTATGACACGGTGCAACGAGTCGACCTTACACCAAAAATACCGGATTATACTTTCACACTTTCACCAATCATCCGCTATCAAAGCGGGATTGGCCGCTTGAAAAGTCATATGCAAATGAAAGTCACTCAGGACAACCATTCCTGGGCAGCTGATGCCATGGAGCGATGGAACAAGGATTTGGCCTTATTAAATCATTTCTATGAAGACAAGCTTGAGGAAGAACGAGAATCCTATGAGGCGGAAAAGGAAGCGCTGAAACTTCAATATGAGCCGCGCATTCATGTTAGAATCATTAACGGTGGATTGTTTTATTTAACAAAGGATGCTATCTAG
- a CDS encoding shikimate kinase, which translates to MKAIYLIGFMGTGKTTIGKALGEQLKVQVTDCDDAVVENAGKSIPRIFEEEGEQGFRDMEQQTLMQLPSDNHVIATGGGVVLRSENRAHMKRNGIIVWLEASTDEILKRLESDQTRPLLAGGNKAERIQVLYDARKDLYEMTADIRIDTTGKRPDEIIGEIMSRLAESHV; encoded by the coding sequence ATGAAGGCAATCTATTTAATTGGATTCATGGGGACAGGTAAGACAACAATCGGAAAAGCATTGGGTGAGCAATTGAAGGTGCAAGTGACTGACTGCGATGACGCCGTTGTTGAAAATGCAGGGAAAAGTATACCCCGTATTTTCGAAGAAGAAGGGGAGCAGGGCTTCAGGGATATGGAACAGCAGACACTTATGCAGCTTCCATCCGATAACCATGTTATCGCGACCGGAGGCGGAGTCGTACTTCGGAGCGAAAATAGGGCACATATGAAGAGAAACGGCATCATCGTATGGCTTGAGGCCAGCACAGATGAAATATTGAAAAGACTGGAATCAGACCAGACAAGACCCCTTCTCGCTGGAGGAAATAAGGCAGAGCGCATTCAAGTGCTGTATGATGCACGCAAGGATTTGTATGAAATGACGGCGGATATTCGGATTGATACAACAGGCAAGCGTCCGGATGAAATTATCGGGGAGATTATGTCACGATTGGCGGAAAGTCATGTATAA
- a CDS encoding DEAD/DEAH box helicase, with protein MSNIPDIHFEDGWETELEERINEDGPWSSYSLFRLSIEAENQNLIPDFTGLIGPKHLSGFTPLPHQLEAATEVIERMNGKAILADEVGLGKTIEAGLILKEYMIRGLARKILILVPASLVSQWGTELNQKFHIPACIYRKGYGWDGDILITSIDTAKREPHRSAILEQSYDLVIIDEAHKLKNNKTKNYEFVQKIQKKFCLLLTATPIQNKIEEIFYLVSLLKPGHLGSYTSFNERFSAKKRSLKDDAYLKELVNRVMIRNKRQETGIEWTSRKVESVFIEFSEKERALYDAVASFREALPEKMNTGFSSLILQREACSSREAVYFTLRNMLEKYPDASEAYKQKIHELIGKVEEVNVNSKAEKALELIKNINDKVIIFTEYRATQLYLQWFLKQNGITSVPFRGGFKRSKKDWMRELFQKQAQVLIATEAGGEGINLQFCHHIINFDLPWNPMRLEQRIGRIHRLGQTEDVRIYNFSVKETVEEHIMKILYEKIQLFERVVGELDDILTRLEVKNLEEHLTDILAKSKTEGEMKIKMDNLASMIEFAKRVKKEEPASAASGNP; from the coding sequence ATGAGCAATATTCCAGATATTCATTTTGAAGATGGGTGGGAAACAGAGCTTGAAGAGAGAATCAATGAAGATGGACCTTGGTCAAGCTATTCTCTTTTTCGACTTAGCATCGAAGCTGAAAACCAAAATCTAATACCAGATTTCACTGGGTTAATCGGACCGAAGCATCTTTCGGGATTCACTCCTCTCCCCCACCAGCTCGAAGCAGCAACAGAAGTAATCGAGCGCATGAACGGAAAAGCCATCTTAGCCGATGAGGTCGGTCTTGGAAAGACAATAGAGGCAGGGCTTATTTTAAAAGAGTACATGATTCGAGGACTTGCACGAAAAATACTCATCTTAGTTCCTGCTTCCTTGGTCTCTCAATGGGGAACAGAGCTGAATCAAAAATTTCATATTCCAGCCTGCATTTACCGCAAGGGCTATGGGTGGGATGGAGATATTCTCATAACCTCCATTGATACAGCCAAACGGGAGCCACACCGGTCTGCCATTCTTGAACAATCCTATGATTTGGTCATCATTGATGAAGCTCATAAATTAAAAAACAATAAAACCAAAAACTATGAATTTGTTCAAAAAATCCAAAAGAAGTTCTGCCTGCTGCTGACAGCTACGCCTATCCAAAACAAGATTGAGGAAATTTTCTACCTTGTTTCCTTGCTGAAGCCAGGCCATCTTGGCAGTTATACGAGCTTCAATGAGCGATTCTCCGCCAAAAAGCGTTCCTTGAAGGATGATGCCTACCTGAAGGAATTAGTGAACCGAGTCATGATTCGTAATAAACGCCAGGAAACAGGGATTGAATGGACAAGCAGAAAGGTAGAGTCGGTCTTCATTGAATTCTCCGAGAAGGAGAGAGCCCTTTATGATGCAGTCGCCTCCTTCCGTGAGGCTTTGCCGGAGAAAATGAATACCGGCTTCTCCTCCCTGATTCTTCAGCGGGAGGCCTGCAGCAGCCGAGAAGCTGTCTACTTTACGCTTCGCAATATGCTTGAGAAATATCCAGATGCCAGCGAGGCCTATAAGCAGAAGATTCATGAACTGATTGGCAAGGTAGAAGAGGTGAATGTCAACTCGAAGGCTGAAAAAGCATTAGAGCTGATCAAGAATATTAATGATAAGGTCATTATCTTTACAGAATACCGTGCTACTCAGCTGTATTTGCAGTGGTTCCTCAAGCAAAACGGCATTACATCTGTTCCTTTCCGGGGCGGTTTTAAGCGCAGCAAAAAAGACTGGATGAGAGAGCTCTTTCAAAAGCAGGCACAGGTGCTGATTGCGACAGAAGCCGGCGGCGAGGGAATCAATCTGCAATTCTGCCATCACATCATCAATTTCGACCTGCCATGGAATCCTATGCGGCTTGAACAGCGAATCGGGAGGATACATCGCCTCGGCCAGACTGAAGATGTACGCATTTATAACTTTTCCGTCAAAGAAACGGTGGAGGAGCATATTATGAAGATTCTCTATGAGAAGATTCAATTATTTGAACGGGTCGTCGGCGAACTAGATGATATTTTAACAAGGCTCGAGGTCAAAAATCTTGAAGAGCATTTAACTGATATTCTTGCCAAGTCGAAGACTGAGGGAGAAATGAAAATCAAGATGGACAATCTCGCTTCCATGATTGAATTTGCGAAGCGGGTGAAAAAGGAGGAACCTGCAAGTGCAGCAAGTGGAAATCCATAA